From a single Arachis hypogaea cultivar Tifrunner chromosome 3, arahy.Tifrunner.gnm2.J5K5, whole genome shotgun sequence genomic region:
- the LOC112779650 gene encoding uncharacterized protein, whose product MTTHEAIDFLREDFDLNAHPKMVYRAVKEARDRMMGNERQQYGKLRDYLLEIHRSNPGSSALLDLIPQPQAAPMFDKLYVCFEACKQGFKSGCRPLIYLDGAFLKTYHGGQLLSAIAQDANNQFYVVAYAVARSENKESWKWFLTCLQEDIGDVGNHGWNFMSDQQKGLLPALKEVMPGAHVRNCVMHMWKNFINRFKDLHIREIVWECARCTTISEFKATMERLKVVNKDAWAYLMKFEPATWVRAYFSHGPKVDNLTNNMCESFNAKVVKYRSKPILTMCEELQCYVMRRMVQHKKLLGTHEGKLAPVQEKRLQRLIKPSNKWTANWIGDNERKRFEVTHKGSKVDVDLIKHSCSCNKWQLTGMPCIHAIAAIRKRHDNPDDYVHPWLCMESIRKTYEHFIQPVTSEEYWTRSEFTKPAPPVLKRPIGRPKVHNRQKDPAEAVIDGDKLKRSFYVTCSKCGERGHNYKTCKGAPSNPNWKPKTKKPRTKAKDSQSLVVLPLSQSAPEEEGNSNANTASMNEQVFGPSVAAVQTQSVPPKAPFKPPAQSTSRPARGTFRPKQPVRRKTVTYKHSQPVPPVQSEQHLPSPQQPIASGASPQTLAAAGKATQRLFKFIPTPGLDKPSS is encoded by the exons ATGACAACCCATGAAGCCATTGATTTTCTAAGAGAGGACTTTGACCTTAATGCACACCCAAAGATGGTGTATAGAGCTGTGAAGGAGGCAAGGGATAGGATGATGGGTAACGAAAGGCAACAGTATGGCAAATTGAGGGATTACTTATTAGAGATACATAGAAGTAACCCTGGATCTTCTGCATTGCTAGACCTAATCCCCCAGCCTCAAGCAGCCCCTATGTTTGACAAGTTATATGTTTGTTTTGAGGCATGCAAACAGGGATTCAAGAGTGGCTGCAGACCATTGATCTACCTAGATGGAGCATTTCTTAAAACATACCATGGGGGACAACTACTTTCTGCCATTGCACAGGATGCCAACAACCAGTTTTACGTGGTTGCATATGCAGTTGCAAGATCCGAGAACAAAGAATCTTGGAAGTGGTTCCTAACATGCTTACAGGAGGATATTGGTGATGTAGGAAACCACGGTTGGAATTTTATGTCGGATCAACAGAAG GGACTGCTACCTGCACTGAAGGAGGTAATGCCTGGTGCACATGTTAGAAACTGCGTGATGCATATGTGgaaaaattttataaaccgaTTCAAGGATCTGCATATAAGAGAAATTGTGTGGGAATGTGCTAGATGCACAACCATATCAGAGTTCAAGGCAACCATGGAAAGACTCAAAGTTGTGAACAAGGATGCTTGGGCCTATCTCATGAAATTTGAACCTGCTACCTGGGTTAGAGCATACTTTAGCCATGGTCCCAAGGTCGACAACCTAACAAACAACATGTGCGAGTCGTTTAACGCAAAGGTGGTGAAGTACAGAAGCAAGCCCATACTTACAATGTGCGAGGAGTTACAGTGCTACGTGATGCGGCGAATGGTTCAACACAAGAAACTTCTGGGGACTCATGAGGGAAAACTGGCACCAGTGCAGGAGAAAAGGCTACAAAGGCTTATCAAACCAAGCAACAAATGGACAGCAAATTGGATTGGTGATAATGAGCGCAAACGGTTTGAAGTCACTCACAAGGGATCTAAAGTTGATGTGGATCTGATCAAACACAGCTGCTCGTGTAACAAATGGCAACTCACAG GGATGCCGTGCATTCATGCTATAGCAGCAATCAGAAAACGGCATGATAATCCCGATGATTATGTTCATCCATGGCTATGTATGGAATCCATTAGAAAGACATACGAGCACTTCATCCAGCCGGTAACGAGTGAGGAATACTGGACAAGATCTGAGTTTACTAAGCCTGCTCCACCTGTGTTAAAAAGGCCAATTGGACGACCCAAGGTGCATAACAGACAGAAAGACCCAGCTGAGGCTGTCATTGATGGGGACAAATTGAAGAGGAGTTTCTATGTCACATGTAGCAAGTGTGGTGAGAGGGGACACAACTACAAGACATGCAAAGGGGCCCCATCCAACCCAAACTGGAAGCCAAAGACGAAaaaaccaagaacaaaggccaAGGACTCTCAATCACTTGTGGTTCTACCTTTGTCACAGTCAGCCCCCGAGGAAGAG GGTAATTCCAATGCAAACACTGCATCGATGAATGAGCAAGTATTTGGTCCCTCAGTAGCAGCAGTTCAGACACAATCAGTGCCTCCAAAAGCACCATTCAAGCCCCCAGCCCAGTCTACATCACGCCCGGCACGAGGTACATTCAGGCCTAAGCAACCAGTTAGGAGGAAGACTGTGACATATAAACACTCGCAGCCTGTACCACCTGTCCAGAGTGAGCAGCATCTCCCCTCTCCACAACAACCAATTGCATCAGGAGCATCTCCACAGACTTTGGCTGCAGCAGGCAAAGCAACCCAACGGCTGTTTAAGTTCATCCCCACTCCAGGACTAGACAAGCCAAGTAGTTAA